The proteins below come from a single Agrobacterium vitis genomic window:
- a CDS encoding ATP-binding protein gives MSFERSRLFSESFLQDRPGIDSNEQERFKGYFLAMRARVEPLVARVLRDMPEYTVHDITHLDALWETASLVAADDLWLNPAEAFVFGGAILLHDASMTIAAYPGGIDDLKMLLEWRDFAALFKAQNGYVPDDKFVLTNVLRILHARHAEELAGQSWPSPSGGAREYLIETSEIRQYYGPTIGKIAYSHWWPISQVQAKLSGHLGPMPPFTQYSVDRLKLASLLRVADAIHLDRRRAPPFVRALDRPKGYSDLHWIFQSRLGFPRVEGDALQFSAGEACPVEESESWWLGYDALTLADRELRETDLLLKDAGHSGLRVRRVKGVQNPSDLAHDVPVVGWKPVNSPFHISDVPRIISIFGGEKLYGSEWYAPLRELIQNAADAIQARRLLQSLDGIGVIDVTLEDRDDGSWLIVEDDGVGMSETVLTQNLVDFGSSLWRTTAVNGEFPGLAANGMNAVGRFGIGFFSVFMIAKDVNVVTRRYDQASSSALKLSFNNGFNSRPILMVAGNVETPKNGGTRIELKLLGNPQGEDKFKFVVDGNIRNSEKSSGSIFEYNMAPSDLCQLIKEIAPCSESRIRVTVKNQTDIVVEANDWLTIDPLSLYGRISDDIPTHLSKNINKLMRPIRDTSGNVIGRAAIWPSIGYSKQSGVLVSGGFRIQSVSHLAGVLLGEVQTAARSSGTAIIDNAEIKEWAAEQSNLILKCDISDERRALMAEVILELGGDINRLPIVQRDGKWYNEIQLAKLFRSLDEVTFHLGDVIYDDDDDTSSSAFENNFEIDDQVFFIPTLSNNFGVSRSRVGRNRRSQLESIFVKTLAKSWKIEATVSEDWTVVGKVGYTDILRHTTTFAK, from the coding sequence ATGTCATTTGAACGCTCCCGCTTATTTTCCGAATCGTTTTTGCAGGACCGCCCCGGAATAGATTCCAATGAGCAGGAACGTTTTAAAGGATATTTTTTGGCAATGAGGGCGCGAGTCGAGCCCCTTGTCGCTCGAGTGCTCCGGGATATGCCCGAATACACCGTTCACGATATAACCCATCTTGACGCATTATGGGAAACTGCAAGTTTGGTTGCCGCTGATGATCTTTGGCTAAATCCGGCTGAAGCGTTTGTATTTGGCGGCGCTATTCTTCTTCATGACGCATCGATGACGATTGCTGCTTATCCGGGTGGCATAGATGATTTAAAGATGTTGCTCGAATGGCGGGATTTTGCTGCGCTGTTTAAAGCGCAAAACGGATACGTTCCTGACGACAAGTTTGTGCTGACGAATGTTCTAAGAATACTTCATGCAAGGCATGCAGAGGAGTTAGCAGGTCAATCTTGGCCAAGCCCGAGTGGCGGTGCGAGGGAGTATTTGATTGAGACAAGTGAAATAAGACAATACTACGGACCGACAATTGGCAAAATAGCCTACAGCCACTGGTGGCCCATTTCTCAAGTTCAAGCAAAATTAAGCGGTCACCTTGGGCCTATGCCGCCGTTCACTCAATATAGCGTCGACAGACTGAAGTTGGCTAGTCTTCTGCGGGTTGCGGACGCAATACATTTAGATAGGCGTAGAGCGCCACCATTCGTCCGGGCGTTAGATCGTCCAAAGGGATATTCTGACCTGCATTGGATTTTCCAAAGCAGGTTGGGGTTTCCTCGTGTCGAGGGAGACGCCCTGCAGTTCTCTGCGGGCGAAGCCTGCCCTGTAGAAGAGTCTGAGAGTTGGTGGCTTGGATATGATGCGCTGACTCTAGCTGACCGGGAATTAAGAGAAACAGATTTACTTTTAAAAGATGCGGGGCATTCGGGGCTTAGGGTTCGCAGAGTGAAAGGTGTTCAAAATCCCTCTGATCTTGCTCATGATGTCCCTGTTGTCGGCTGGAAGCCCGTAAACTCGCCTTTTCATATTTCTGATGTTCCACGGATAATTTCTATATTCGGGGGAGAGAAGCTCTACGGGAGTGAGTGGTACGCCCCGCTTCGAGAACTTATTCAAAATGCCGCTGATGCCATCCAAGCTCGAAGACTGTTGCAATCTCTCGATGGCATTGGTGTCATAGACGTCACATTGGAAGATCGCGACGACGGTAGTTGGCTAATTGTAGAAGATGATGGCGTCGGCATGTCAGAAACTGTGCTGACGCAAAATCTTGTCGATTTCGGAAGCTCGTTATGGCGGACAACCGCAGTTAATGGAGAATTCCCCGGACTCGCGGCGAACGGTATGAATGCTGTAGGCCGGTTTGGCATCGGGTTCTTTTCAGTTTTTATGATCGCCAAAGACGTAAACGTTGTTACGCGTCGATATGATCAAGCCTCTTCCAGCGCGCTCAAGTTATCGTTCAATAATGGCTTCAACTCGCGTCCAATTTTAATGGTAGCCGGAAATGTGGAAACGCCAAAAAACGGTGGAACGCGTATCGAACTTAAATTACTAGGGAATCCTCAAGGCGAAGACAAATTTAAATTCGTAGTTGATGGTAATATTCGTAACAGTGAAAAATCTTCTGGGTCTATTTTTGAATATAATATGGCTCCCTCTGATCTTTGTCAGCTTATAAAGGAGATTGCTCCTTGTAGTGAAAGCCGCATTCGCGTCACAGTAAAAAATCAGACAGACATTGTGGTTGAGGCAAATGATTGGCTCACGATTGATCCTCTGTCGCTCTATGGGCGGATTTCTGATGATATACCAACTCATCTTTCCAAAAATATTAACAAACTTATGAGGCCTATTCGAGATACATCAGGTAATGTTATTGGTAGGGCGGCGATATGGCCATCTATTGGATATAGCAAGCAATCTGGTGTTTTGGTCTCAGGAGGGTTCCGCATTCAGAGCGTATCACATTTAGCGGGTGTGCTACTTGGTGAGGTTCAAACTGCAGCACGGAGCAGTGGTACTGCAATAATCGATAATGCTGAGATAAAGGAATGGGCGGCCGAGCAGTCTAATTTGATTTTAAAATGTGACATCTCTGATGAGAGACGTGCATTGATGGCTGAGGTGATATTAGAGCTCGGAGGAGACATCAACCGTCTGCCAATTGTTCAGCGTGATGGAAAATGGTATAATGAAATACAACTCGCTAAATTATTTAGGAGTTTGGATGAAGTTACTTTTCATTTGGGGGATGTGATTTATGATGATGATGACGATACATCCAGTTCAGCATTTGAAAACAATTTTGAGATTGACGACCAGGTTTTTTTCATACCGACTTTATCTAATAATTTTGGCGTTAGTCGGAGTAGAGTGGGCAGAAATCGGCGATCACAACTTGAATCAATATTCGTAAAAACGTTGGCTAAATCCTGGAAAATCGAAGCGACAGTTTCAGAAGATTGGACAGTTGTAGGTAAAGTCGGTTATACTGATATTTTGCGCCACACAACTACTTTTGCAAAGTGA
- a CDS encoding ParB/RepB/Spo0J family partition protein: MAEFKTIPIDQIVVPERLRAVEEDHALAIAQSIVEHGLLNPITVRSTRAAKGGNYTLVAGAHRLRAMVLNDESEIEAMVVEADKAEAQLLEITENLFRNELSVIDRAIFVQSYRDVWEQKYGKIDPANNLKQSKGQVGPSVGHRANLVQLFEDEAERGFSAHVAQRMGLSKRSVKRLNQIAQSLSPALRTALRGTPAADNQSLLLKLAKAGPSKQAGIVAGLEKEPDIKKVLAWAKDPAPPISEADKQAIALHQLKTAWKGADEATRQRFLQSIGLLDDVQEAAQ; encoded by the coding sequence ATGGCCGAGTTCAAAACCATCCCTATCGACCAGATTGTGGTTCCGGAGCGCCTGCGGGCGGTCGAGGAAGATCATGCACTGGCGATTGCCCAGAGCATTGTCGAACATGGGCTGCTCAACCCGATCACCGTGCGTAGCACCCGGGCTGCCAAGGGCGGAAACTATACGCTTGTCGCCGGCGCTCATCGCCTGCGGGCCATGGTGCTGAATGACGAAAGTGAAATCGAGGCCATGGTGGTCGAGGCCGACAAGGCCGAGGCGCAATTGCTTGAGATCACCGAGAACCTGTTTCGCAACGAGCTTTCGGTGATTGACCGGGCGATTTTTGTGCAGAGCTACCGCGATGTGTGGGAGCAGAAGTATGGGAAAATTGACCCCGCGAACAACCTCAAGCAGTCGAAGGGCCAAGTTGGCCCTTCGGTAGGACACCGAGCAAATTTGGTGCAATTGTTTGAGGACGAGGCCGAGCGTGGGTTTTCTGCGCACGTTGCCCAACGTATGGGGCTTTCGAAGCGGTCCGTAAAACGGCTTAATCAGATAGCCCAGAGCCTTTCCCCCGCACTTCGTACCGCGCTTCGCGGCACCCCTGCCGCCGACAACCAATCGCTTCTGCTCAAGCTCGCTAAAGCTGGTCCGAGCAAGCAGGCCGGGATTGTTGCCGGGCTGGAGAAGGAACCGGATATCAAAAAGGTTCTGGCCTGGGCGAAAGATCCAGCACCTCCGATCTCGGAGGCCGACAAACAGGCGATCGCGCTTCACCAGCTAAAGACGGCCTGGAAGGGAGCCGACGAGGCGACACGCCAGCGCTTCCTGCAATCCATCGGTTTGCTGGATGATGTTCAAGAGGCTGCCCAATGA
- a CDS encoding DUF3164 family protein, with protein MEAIILEETSDDGITIINGRPFMEDAKGNLLPTANIKPEDKLQDETVRKIMKYAIELSARIARFRGHTVADLGAFDALLAQEYGAKIGGQKGNRTYQTVDGKMKVVVQVSDQISFGPQLQIAKGLIDECLTEWSAESRPEIQAIVTRAFNTDKEGQINKSELFMLLRLDIEDQRWKRAMEAIRNSITVTGSKEYVRFYTRQSAADGWQAVTIDLAKV; from the coding sequence ATGGAAGCGATTATTCTCGAAGAAACCAGCGATGACGGGATCACGATCATCAACGGTCGGCCGTTCATGGAAGATGCCAAGGGCAATCTTCTGCCCACGGCCAATATCAAGCCGGAAGACAAATTACAGGACGAGACCGTCCGCAAGATCATGAAATACGCCATTGAGCTTTCAGCCCGGATTGCCCGGTTTCGAGGGCATACGGTGGCCGATCTCGGCGCGTTCGATGCGCTGCTAGCCCAGGAATACGGTGCCAAGATTGGTGGGCAGAAGGGCAACCGGACCTACCAGACTGTCGACGGAAAGATGAAAGTCGTGGTGCAGGTTTCCGACCAGATCAGCTTTGGTCCGCAGCTTCAGATCGCCAAGGGCCTGATCGACGAATGCCTGACTGAATGGTCGGCGGAAAGCCGGCCTGAAATCCAGGCCATCGTGACGCGCGCCTTCAACACGGACAAGGAAGGCCAGATCAACAAGTCCGAACTGTTCATGCTGCTGCGCCTCGACATTGAAGATCAGCGCTGGAAGCGGGCGATGGAGGCGATCCGCAACTCGATCACGGTGACAGGCTCCAAGGAATATGTGCGGTTTTACACGCGCCAGAGTGCGGCCGATGGCTGGCAGGCGGTGACGATCGATCTGGCGAAGGTGTGA
- a CDS encoding regulatory protein GemA — protein MTSSIAAIHVAKKQLGLDEDTYRAKLKNITGKPSAKDMTEAERQKVLKVFRGEGFAPAPAAAGRRKPLAGRYAKKLQALWIAGWNLGVVENRDDKALIAFVTRQTGLDHVRFLHHADDAKSAIEGLKRWLSREAGVGFGNTNGYDWLASDGAKIAWAQWKILHRGCSLMVRQGFDAEVIALAGEQVSWIGDLKASHWQMVMNALGERIRHRGDQVRG, from the coding sequence ATGACCTCCTCCATCGCCGCCATTCACGTCGCAAAGAAGCAGCTCGGCCTGGATGAGGATACCTACCGGGCCAAACTCAAAAACATTACCGGCAAGCCATCCGCCAAAGACATGACCGAGGCCGAGCGTCAGAAGGTCCTGAAGGTGTTTCGGGGTGAAGGTTTTGCTCCGGCTCCGGCCGCAGCAGGCAGGCGCAAGCCGCTTGCCGGCCGATACGCAAAGAAGCTCCAGGCGTTGTGGATCGCCGGCTGGAACCTCGGTGTTGTCGAGAACCGTGACGACAAAGCGCTGATCGCCTTCGTGACCCGGCAGACCGGATTGGATCATGTTCGGTTCCTGCATCATGCCGACGATGCGAAATCCGCCATCGAAGGCCTGAAACGTTGGCTCTCCCGTGAAGCCGGCGTCGGTTTCGGGAATACCAATGGATATGATTGGCTGGCCAGCGACGGGGCAAAGATCGCCTGGGCGCAGTGGAAGATCCTGCATCGCGGCTGTAGCCTGATGGTTCGCCAGGGCTTTGATGCCGAGGTTATCGCCCTTGCCGGTGAACAGGTGAGCTGGATCGGCGATCTCAAGGCAAGCCATTGGCAGATGGTGATGAATGCGCTCGGCGAGCGCATCCGGCATCGAGGAGACCAGGTCCGTGGCTGA
- the tnpC gene encoding IS66 family transposase, translated as MLDTADLPDDVAALKAMLIAAQAREAGKDAQIARKDERIVRLEKLVAAFKQAAFGRKSERTDPDQFDLALEDLETAMAAIRAEDEADAPAGNRISKPRAINRGSLPKHLPRIEEVIEPESLICACGGCLHCIGEDVSERLDVVPAQFRVLVTRRPKYACRACTDGVVQAPAPARLIQAGLPTEATVAHVLVSKYADHLPLYRQAQIIGRQGIDLDRSTLADWVGRAAFELRPVFDALIADLKRSTKLFMDETRAPVLDPGSRKTKTGYFWALARDDRAWNGGAPPGVAFTYAPGRGGIHAERILQGFSGILQVDGYAGYNRLIASDRIDAEIRLAYCWAHARRKLVEITRTGAAPIAEDGVKRIGELYRIEGELRGLDPEARLAGRQERSAPLVADMHAWLVHHRARIAVKSPIGEALAYIAKYWDGLKLFLSDGRIEIDNNTVERTIRPIALNRKNALFAGHDAGAENWATIASLIETCKLNAVDLLAYLTTTLTAIVNDHRQSRVDELLPWNHPTTNLSDRR; from the coding sequence ATGCTTGATACCGCCGACCTTCCTGATGATGTCGCTGCCCTGAAGGCGATGCTGATCGCGGCGCAGGCACGCGAGGCAGGCAAAGATGCCCAGATTGCCCGCAAAGATGAGCGGATAGTACGGCTTGAGAAGCTGGTCGCGGCCTTCAAGCAGGCCGCCTTTGGCCGCAAGTCCGAGAGGACCGATCCCGACCAATTCGATCTGGCACTAGAAGACCTGGAAACAGCCATGGCAGCGATCCGTGCCGAGGATGAGGCGGACGCTCCTGCTGGAAACAGGATTAGCAAGCCACGTGCGATCAATCGTGGCTCCCTTCCAAAGCATCTTCCCCGTATCGAAGAGGTGATCGAGCCGGAAAGCCTGATCTGCGCCTGCGGAGGTTGCCTGCATTGCATCGGCGAGGATGTCTCCGAGCGTTTGGACGTCGTCCCGGCGCAGTTCCGCGTCCTCGTCACCCGCCGTCCCAAATATGCATGCCGTGCTTGCACCGACGGCGTCGTCCAGGCCCCAGCTCCAGCACGGCTGATCCAGGCAGGCCTGCCGACGGAAGCGACCGTCGCCCATGTGCTGGTTTCCAAATATGCCGATCACCTTCCGCTTTATCGACAGGCCCAGATCATCGGCCGCCAGGGCATCGATCTCGACCGCTCTACCCTTGCCGATTGGGTCGGCAGGGCAGCGTTCGAATTACGTCCCGTCTTCGATGCACTGATTGCCGACCTGAAGCGGTCAACCAAGCTGTTCATGGACGAGACCCGTGCTCCGGTGCTTGATCCCGGCTCGCGCAAAACCAAGACCGGATACTTCTGGGCGTTGGCACGGGATGATCGTGCATGGAATGGTGGTGCTCCGCCGGGCGTCGCCTTCACCTATGCTCCCGGTCGAGGAGGCATTCATGCCGAACGGATACTGCAGGGCTTCTCCGGCATCCTGCAGGTCGATGGGTATGCCGGATACAACAGACTGATCGCATCTGACCGTATCGATGCAGAAATTCGGCTTGCCTATTGCTGGGCACACGCACGTCGCAAGCTGGTCGAGATCACTCGAACCGGAGCAGCACCCATCGCCGAGGACGGCGTCAAACGGATCGGTGAACTGTATCGGATCGAGGGCGAATTGCGTGGCCTCGATCCTGAGGCTCGCCTCGCCGGGCGACAGGAACGGTCTGCGCCCCTGGTCGCCGACATGCATGCCTGGCTCGTCCATCACCGTGCCCGTATCGCGGTCAAGTCCCCAATCGGCGAGGCTCTGGCCTACATCGCCAAATACTGGGATGGCCTGAAGCTCTTCCTGTCTGACGGACGCATCGAGATTGACAACAATACCGTCGAGCGAACCATCCGGCCGATTGCTCTCAATCGCAAGAATGCACTTTTTGCCGGACATGACGCCGGGGCTGAGAACTGGGCGACTATCGCCTCGCTCATTGAGACCTGCAAGCTCAATGCAGTCGATCTGTTGGCCTATCTCACCACTACGCTTACTGCCATAGTCAACGACCACAGGCAAAGCCGGGTCGATGAGTTGCTGCCATGGAACCATCCGACCACGAACCTTAGTGATCGCCGATAA
- a CDS encoding transposase domain-containing protein codes for MKEWFSLAELAELKLPDLPHNVASLHRLATSQYWRGHDGLARQVAGTTKKVWEYHVSLLPHAAQTRLTIAEGSQTPEKWQAIMARKNRIWARFERLSNEHREICKSRLDVLCRVEVMAAQPGVTRAAAIAIATADAGVQKSAYYAWKALTKDLSREDWLAALAPSLSPSFEIMPEMADIHPEAWVFLKSDYLRPEKPAFAACYRRMMKVAKREHWSPIPSERSLRRRFDREVGKAVTLLKREGRDKAKALYPAQRRSRAHLHAMQMVNMDGHKIDVFVSVPWSKKPVRFFIIGIQDLFSGKIVAWRLSEAETWEAVRLVIGDMVEAFGIPEDIYIDNGRAFASKWITGGTVNRFRFKVKPEDPRGLLTTLGVEVHWTRPYSGQSKPIERAWRDLAENISKHPFCAGAYTGNKPDAKPENYMERAIPLDDFRAHVAAQIVEHNAQEGRRAENCKGRSFDETFAASMAAPTTIVRVPSKAQSSLWMLASEAIRTQKSNGGIHFQGNRYFDPALNEWAGKQVIIRFDPDALHKPIRVYDLKNRLICEAGCMDDAGFSSRDDARAHSRLASTHKKAVRLKADAEAALSAQQLGEIYYKGSKPKPVEAPEPIRPAVTRLITRSQQVEAPVEAISDQHFEDSFSRALGLVQGGGVIEFPRGNSPVSRVSDAGNNEPKSNAYGSGKKKGSPKTAR; via the coding sequence ATGAAGGAGTGGTTTTCGCTGGCCGAGCTTGCGGAGCTGAAGCTGCCGGATCTGCCGCACAATGTTGCGAGCCTGCATCGGCTTGCCACCAGCCAATATTGGAGGGGCCATGACGGCCTGGCGCGGCAGGTCGCAGGCACGACCAAAAAGGTCTGGGAATATCATGTCTCCCTTCTGCCGCACGCTGCGCAGACACGGCTGACGATTGCTGAGGGATCGCAAACGCCTGAGAAATGGCAGGCGATCATGGCGCGTAAGAACCGGATTTGGGCGCGGTTTGAACGGCTTTCAAACGAACATCGAGAGATCTGCAAAAGCCGGCTGGATGTGCTTTGCCGGGTGGAAGTAATGGCTGCCCAGCCGGGTGTGACCCGCGCCGCTGCGATTGCCATTGCCACCGCCGATGCCGGTGTCCAGAAGTCGGCCTATTATGCCTGGAAGGCGCTGACGAAGGATCTGAGCCGCGAAGACTGGCTGGCGGCTTTGGCTCCGTCTCTGTCGCCCAGCTTCGAGATCATGCCTGAAATGGCTGACATCCATCCCGAAGCATGGGTGTTCCTGAAATCCGATTATCTGCGGCCGGAAAAGCCTGCCTTTGCAGCCTGCTATCGCCGAATGATGAAGGTCGCCAAGCGCGAACATTGGTCGCCGATACCCTCCGAGCGGTCGCTGCGCCGCCGTTTTGACCGCGAAGTCGGCAAGGCCGTGACACTGTTGAAGCGCGAGGGCAGGGACAAGGCAAAGGCACTCTATCCGGCCCAACGCCGCAGCCGCGCCCACCTGCATGCGATGCAGATGGTCAATATGGACGGCCACAAGATCGACGTGTTCGTTTCGGTTCCCTGGTCGAAAAAGCCGGTGCGCTTCTTCATCATCGGCATTCAGGATCTCTTCTCCGGCAAGATCGTCGCATGGCGGCTGTCGGAAGCCGAAACATGGGAAGCGGTGCGGCTGGTGATCGGCGACATGGTCGAGGCTTTCGGCATCCCGGAAGACATTTACATCGACAATGGCAGGGCCTTTGCCAGCAAATGGATCACTGGCGGCACGGTCAATCGTTTCCGTTTCAAGGTGAAGCCGGAAGACCCGCGCGGCCTGCTGACCACGCTTGGCGTTGAGGTACATTGGACCCGGCCTTATTCCGGCCAGTCCAAACCGATCGAGCGCGCCTGGCGCGATCTGGCGGAAAACATCTCCAAGCACCCGTTCTGCGCCGGGGCCTATACCGGTAACAAGCCGGACGCCAAGCCGGAAAACTATATGGAGCGGGCCATTCCGCTCGATGATTTTCGCGCCCATGTGGCGGCGCAGATTGTCGAGCATAATGCACAAGAGGGACGCCGGGCCGAGAACTGCAAAGGTCGCAGTTTCGATGAGACCTTTGCCGCCTCGATGGCCGCGCCGACCACGATTGTTCGGGTTCCATCCAAGGCACAGTCCTCGCTTTGGATGTTGGCGTCTGAGGCGATCAGGACCCAGAAGTCGAATGGCGGGATTCATTTCCAGGGGAACCGCTATTTTGATCCGGCCCTGAACGAATGGGCTGGAAAGCAGGTCATCATCCGGTTTGACCCCGATGCCCTTCATAAGCCGATCAGGGTTTATGACTTGAAGAACCGGTTGATCTGCGAAGCCGGCTGCATGGATGATGCGGGCTTCAGCAGCAGGGACGATGCGCGTGCGCATTCCCGTCTTGCCAGCACTCACAAGAAAGCCGTCCGCCTCAAGGCGGATGCGGAAGCAGCCCTCAGCGCCCAGCAGCTTGGCGAGATCTATTACAAGGGATCCAAGCCCAAGCCGGTGGAGGCACCAGAGCCGATCCGGCCAGCCGTGACGCGGTTGATCACCCGCAGCCAGCAGGTGGAAGCCCCGGTCGAGGCGATTTCCGATCAGCATTTCGAAGACAGTTTTTCCCGCGCGCTGGGCCTGGTTCAGGGCGGCGGGGTCATTGAATTCCCGCGAGGGAATAGCCCGGTGTCGCGTGTTTCGGACGCCGGGAACAACGAGCCGAAGAGTAATGCGTACGGTTCCGGAAAAAAGAAGGGCAGTCCTAAGACTGCCCGATAA
- a CDS encoding AAA family ATPase, giving the protein MNKHAFTSPPTGQLNGGSWERPLQAPEVSANKSEADIEKWWELVDRVIAVARQFRWTKAEVTRRSGMKDATFSQWFSGRYEGRLDNHNAMIEQWLDALQAAASVAAMIPQAPSFMQLRGSAEVLETLTWAQICPDLVMITLGAGMGKTATCEYFTNTRPHVYHATVSESTKTVHGMLTELAEQLGVQENNPARLARAIGGKLKRTGDGTLLIVDEGQHLNDEALNQLRHFVDVYRCGVAVVGNSEVYSRFTRGRQGPSYAQLKSRIGKRLQRVQPYPEDLQTYIAAWSVTDPACIKFLMGIGMKGGAFRQIEKTMRMARMVATGEGTEVSLKFIQAAWKNRDVEDMA; this is encoded by the coding sequence ATGAACAAACATGCTTTCACAAGCCCCCCGACCGGTCAGTTGAATGGCGGATCGTGGGAGCGGCCATTGCAGGCCCCGGAAGTCTCGGCCAACAAGAGCGAGGCCGATATCGAAAAATGGTGGGAGCTGGTCGACCGGGTGATTGCCGTTGCCCGCCAGTTTCGCTGGACAAAGGCCGAGGTCACTCGCCGTTCAGGCATGAAGGACGCAACGTTCAGCCAGTGGTTTTCCGGGCGTTACGAAGGGCGGCTGGATAACCACAACGCGATGATCGAACAATGGCTGGATGCACTGCAGGCCGCCGCCAGCGTGGCCGCGATGATCCCGCAGGCACCCTCATTCATGCAATTGCGCGGGTCGGCCGAAGTGCTGGAAACCCTGACCTGGGCGCAGATCTGCCCGGATCTGGTGATGATCACGCTGGGCGCTGGGATGGGCAAGACGGCAACCTGCGAATATTTCACCAACACGCGCCCGCATGTCTATCACGCCACGGTCTCGGAAAGCACCAAGACGGTGCATGGCATGTTGACCGAGCTGGCCGAGCAATTGGGCGTTCAGGAGAACAATCCCGCTCGACTGGCGCGCGCCATCGGCGGCAAGCTGAAACGTACCGGCGACGGCACTCTGTTGATTGTCGATGAGGGCCAGCATCTGAATGACGAAGCGCTCAACCAGTTGCGCCATTTCGTTGACGTCTACAGATGCGGGGTGGCGGTTGTCGGCAATTCCGAGGTTTACAGCCGTTTTACCCGCGGCAGGCAGGGGCCATCCTATGCCCAGCTGAAAAGCCGGATCGGCAAGCGTCTTCAACGGGTGCAGCCATACCCCGAGGATCTGCAAACCTATATTGCCGCCTGGAGCGTGACCGATCCGGCCTGCATCAAGTTTCTGATGGGCATTGGCATGAAGGGCGGGGCGTTCCGCCAGATCGAAAAGACCATGCGCATGGCCCGGATGGTGGCAACCGGTGAGGGGACCGAGGTCAGCCTCAAGTTCATCCAGGCTGCCTGGAAGAACCGCGACGTGGAGGACATGGCATGA
- a CDS encoding helix-turn-helix domain-containing protein, translated as MHRARVTDKAAKLRLDEINRIKARLNVAGLTLLAIDREYGLPRGTAGNTLQQANLAGERAIAAALKTRPHLLWRSRYHPDGQRRAPQPPENYQRPPNMEKRRLESSGTRKAA; from the coding sequence ATGCACCGTGCCCGTGTTACGGACAAGGCAGCGAAACTGCGCCTTGATGAGATAAATCGCATAAAAGCCAGGCTCAATGTGGCCGGTCTCACGCTGCTGGCGATCGACCGGGAATATGGCTTGCCGCGCGGCACGGCCGGGAACACGTTGCAGCAGGCCAATCTGGCCGGAGAACGGGCGATTGCCGCTGCCTTGAAGACCCGCCCGCATCTGTTGTGGCGCAGCCGGTATCATCCTGATGGTCAACGCCGCGCACCGCAGCCGCCTGAAAACTATCAGCGCCCGCCCAACATGGAAAAGCGCCGCCTTGAAAGCTCCGGCACCCGCAAGGCTGCCTGA
- a CDS encoding XRE family transcriptional regulator produces the protein MARPENIKTPLGQRLTDVRKAIGHDNRKSFAELLGIPADTLGTYERGVSEPNMTLLSAYNDLFGVNLSWLITGNGAMFANTSQIELPEVVKPDFVMMPQYDVCASAGTGLLPVNQMPTSETAFERKFLRDLGGAPDHCFLMWSTGDSMLPTIPDNALLIVDASQTTVDHGRIYVFSVGNAVLVKRANWRMDGRLDLISDNTAGKYPVETFDANRVEDLAVVGRVIFVGHPP, from the coding sequence ATGGCGCGTCCAGAAAACATAAAAACACCGCTCGGCCAAAGGCTTACGGATGTCCGGAAAGCGATAGGGCATGACAATAGGAAGAGCTTCGCGGAGCTTCTTGGGATTCCTGCCGATACCTTGGGAACTTACGAGCGCGGCGTGAGCGAACCCAATATGACGCTCTTAAGCGCTTACAACGACCTGTTTGGGGTCAATCTGAGCTGGCTGATCACCGGCAATGGCGCCATGTTTGCCAACACCTCACAAATTGAGCTGCCCGAGGTCGTTAAACCCGACTTCGTCATGATGCCCCAATACGATGTCTGCGCTTCAGCCGGAACTGGCCTCCTCCCTGTCAACCAGATGCCAACCAGCGAAACAGCATTCGAGCGAAAATTCCTCCGAGATCTCGGCGGCGCCCCTGACCACTGCTTCCTCATGTGGTCCACCGGCGACAGCATGCTGCCCACCATCCCCGACAACGCCCTCCTCATCGTCGACGCCAGCCAAACCACCGTCGACCACGGCCGCATCTACGTCTTCAGCGTCGGCAACGCCGTCCTGGTCAAACGCGCAAACTGGCGAATGGACGGAAGACTAGACCTGATCTCAGACAACACGGCCGGGAAGTATCCGGTGGAGACGTTCGACGCGAACCGGGTTGAGGATCTGGCAGTTGTTGGACGGGTGATTTTTGTGGGGCATCCACCGTGA